The Anaerolineae bacterium nucleotide sequence GTATCATCCCGCCCGGACAAACTTCCCTTTCAGGTGAATCCCGTGATCAACCGCGTCCTCCAGGCGTCCGTCCCGACCCGTCCCAGGGCCTCCTGGCCCCGAGGGAACCCGCTTCCACCGCGCGGCGACAGGCGCCCTCGTTTTTCGGAGGGCGCTTTGTCGTTTAACCCGCAGTGCGTGCTCAAGGAGGTATCCATCATGTCATCGGCCATCGTGGTGCGCAACCTGCACAAGACTTACCGCAGTCCACAACGGGCGCCCGGCCTGCGGGCCGCGCTGCGCCACCTGGTCGCGCCCCGCTACCGCACCGTGCAGGCCCTGCAGGGCGTGTCCTTCACCATCCGCCCCGGCGAGGCCGTGGGCTACCTGGGCCCCAACGGCGCGGGGAAGACCACCACCCTGAAGATTCTGGCCGGGGTGCTCTTCCCCGACGCCGGGGAGGTGGAAGTGCTATGCTCCGTGCCCTGGAAAGGCGAGACCACCTTCAAAAAGCAGAGCGCCTTCGTCATGGGCCGCAAGGGGCAACTCTGGTGGGACCTGCCCGCCCTGGACCTCTTCCACTTGTTCCGCGAAATGTACGAGGTGCCCCTCCCGGTCTTCCGCCGCCGGCTGGACGACCTCGCCGGGCGGTTTCGCGTCACCGACCTGCTCTCGGTGCCCGTGCGCAATCTCTCCTTGGGCGAGCGGATGAAGATGGAACTCATCGCCGCCCTGCTCCACGGCCCCCAGGTGCTCTTCTTAGACGAGCCTACCTTAGGCCTGGATGTGATGGCCCAGCACGAGATCCGCGCCCTGCTGCGCGACTATGTGCGCCAACAAGGCCTGACCCTGCTCATGGCCAGCCACTACATGCGGGATGTGGAGGCCATCTGCGACCGGATCATCCTGCTGGACGCCGGGCGCATCCGCTTCGACGGCCCGCTGAGCGATCTCAAGGCCCGTTACGCCCCCTTCCGCGAGGTGCGGGCGACCCTGACCACGGCGGCGAGGGCGGTGCCCGCCGCTGCCTGGCTGGTGGAGCGGGCCGGCCCCCGGCTGCGCTGGCGGGTACCCCGCGAGCAGGTGCCCATGCTGTTGCAGCAGTTGACCGCGCAAAATGAGGTGGTGGACCTGAGCGTGCAGGAGCCAGCCTTAGCGGATGTGCTGCGCGAGGCGTTCGCCCAGAACAGCGCGGGGAGGTGATCCATGAGATGGCGCAAGTACCTCACCGTGGCGCGGCTGGCCGTGCAGGAAGCCACAGCCTATCGGTTGAACCACTTCCTGAGTTTCCTGGTGGCTGCCGTGCCGCTGCTGGGCCTGCTGCTCCTTTGGGATCAGGTGCTCGGCCCCCAGGGACGCCTGGCCGGGTTCACCCGCGGGGAGATGCTCACTTACTTCATTCTTACCCGCTGGCTCTACGAACTCACCGGCCCGGCCGTGTGGTGGGACATCACTTACGAAATCTACGAAGGCGATCTGGCGTTCCACCTGCTGCGGCCCCAGCGCTACGACCTCTACCACTTCGCCCTCATCTTAGGCAGCAAACTGCCCTATGCCCTGGTGGGGTTGGGTGTGGTGGTGCCCTTTGCCCTGAGCGTGGGCGCGGCGTGGGTCTGGCCGCCTTCCGTGGGCGCCTGGGCCGCCTTCGGCGTGAGCGTCGCCCTGGCGGTCGCCCTGGCCTATGCGTTCACATTTCTCTTCAGCCTGAGCGCCTTCTGGCTAGAGGACACTGGCGGCGTGAGCCTGCTGGCCGACTTCGTGGTGCCTCTGGCCGCGGGGTTCCTGCTGCCGCTGGATCTGTTCCCGCGGCTGGTGGCCGCGCTGCTGCACGCGCTGCCCTTCGCCCAACTGCTGTACTTCCCGGCCCAGGTGTACCTGGGGCGGGTGAGCGGGGCCGCCTGGCTGGGCGGAGTGGGTGTGCAACTGGCCTGGCTGGTGGGGCTGTTTCTGGTCAACGGCTGGGTATGGCGGCGGGGGCTGCGCCGCTTCCGCGCGGCAGGAGGCTGAACCATGCGTCGGTATCTCCGTCTGTGGTGGCATTGGGCCCGTCTTTCTCTGGGGCGGGAAAGTCTGTTCCGCGGGAACGCCTGGTTACGCCTGCTGGCCCACGCGCTCTGGCTGGGCACGGCCTGGGTGTTCTTCGAGGCCCTGTACCTGCATGTCCCCACCATCGCTGGCTGGCGGCGCGAGCAGGTCTGGCTGCTCATCGCGATCAACGAACTGGCCCAGGGGCTGTACAATCTGTTCGTGGGCCGGGGTCTCCTCTGGATTCCCGACCTCATCTGGCAGGGCGAACTGGACAGCATCCTCACCAAACCCGTGGCCCCCTTGTTCACCCTCACGGCGGGCCGGATGCGCCTGTACGACGCCCCCTCGCTGACCCTGCCTTTGGCCTTAGGGACCTATGCCCTGCGCGTCCTGGGCGAGGCGCCCCCTTTCTCCCAGTGGCCATGGTTCGGGCTGCTGCTCCTGTTGGGCGTAACTGCGCGGTACGCCATCACCTTAGCCGTAGTCTCCTTAGCCTTCTGGGTGACCCGGGTCTACGCCATGCCCTCGCTACTTGCCGAACTCTTCCGCCTGGCCGGGTATCCCGAGGGCATCTTCCGGGGGGTAAGCCGGGCGCTATTCACCTGGGCCATGCCGGTGCTGGTGGTGGCCAACTTCCCCGCGCAGGCCCTGCTGGGCGCGCCGCCGCTGCCCCGACTCACCGCCGCCCTGCTGGCCGTGGGGCTGTGGTTGAGCGCGGCCCTGACCCTTTGGCGGGCCGGGCTGCGGCGTTACACCGCCGTGGGTGGATAGCCCCC carries:
- a CDS encoding ATP-binding cassette domain-containing protein, with protein sequence MSSAIVVRNLHKTYRSPQRAPGLRAALRHLVAPRYRTVQALQGVSFTIRPGEAVGYLGPNGAGKTTTLKILAGVLFPDAGEVEVLCSVPWKGETTFKKQSAFVMGRKGQLWWDLPALDLFHLFREMYEVPLPVFRRRLDDLAGRFRVTDLLSVPVRNLSLGERMKMELIAALLHGPQVLFLDEPTLGLDVMAQHEIRALLRDYVRQQGLTLLMASHYMRDVEAICDRIILLDAGRIRFDGPLSDLKARYAPFREVRATLTTAARAVPAAAWLVERAGPRLRWRVPREQVPMLLQQLTAQNEVVDLSVQEPALADVLREAFAQNSAGR